The following proteins are encoded in a genomic region of Nicotiana sylvestris chromosome 4, ASM39365v2, whole genome shotgun sequence:
- the LOC104248545 gene encoding putative GTP diphosphokinase RSH1, chloroplastic isoform X1 yields the protein MFLSMTEEVRVIIVKLADRLHNMRTLSHMTPHKQSGIATETLQVFAPLAKLLGIYQIKSELENLAFMYTNAQDYARVQRRIAELYKEHEKELKEAKRILMKKIEEDQFLDLVTVKTEIHSICKEPYSIYKAVLKSKNSINEVNQIAQLRIIIKPKPCVGVRPLCSVQQICYHVLGLVHGIWTPIPRAMKDYVATPKPNGYQSLHTTVIPFLYESMFCLEVQIRTEEMDLIAERGIAAPYSGKGFVNGLVGHVIINGRSSRGKIVCLNNANIALRIGWLNAIREWQEEFVGNMSSREFVDTITRDLLGSRVFVFTPGGVIKHLPKGATVIDYAYMIHTEIGNKMVAAKVNGNLVSPLHVLANAEVVEIITYNGLSSKSAFERHKEWLQHAKTRSARHRIMKFLREQAALSATEITVDSVKEFAAESEGDSGLEELADYSKETKHSWEKILKNVMETSSASMSTEDIFQLRSTSIQIPKVNGKHNKCMQHMSLKATGETLSQGNGVGKMILANIPRYREVLPGLDGWLASKVATWHNLEGHSVQWLCVVSIDRKGMMANVTSALAAVGISICSCSVETDRGKGMAVELFHIEASLESLVDACARIDMILGVLGWSTGCSWSENKQFLEC from the exons ATGTTTCTTTCCATGACGGAGGAG GTCCGtgttataattgtaaaattggctGATAGGTTACATAATATGCGCACTCTTTCACATATGACTCCACACAAGCAG TCTGGCATTGCAACAGAGACGCTGCAGGTTTTTGCTCCTTTGGCAAAACTTCTTGGAATATACCAAATCAAG TCAGAACTTGAAAACTTAGCATTTATGTATACAAATGCTCAAGACTATGCCAGGGTGCAGCGAAGAATTGCAGAACTTTATAAAGAACATGAAAAAGAACTCAAAGAG GCAAAAAGAATATTGATGAAGAAAATAGAGGAAGACCAATTCTTAGATCTCGTGACGGTGAAGACTGAAATTCATTCAATATGCAAGGAACCTTACAG CATCTACAAAGCAGTGCTGAAATCTAAGAACTCGATAAACGAAGTGAACCAAATCGCGCAG CTTCGAATTATTATAAAACCAAAACCTTGTGTTGGAGTTAGGCCCCTTTGCAGTGTACAGCAG ATATGCTACCATGTGCTTGGACTTGTACATGGAATTTGGACACCTATCCCGCGGGCT ATGAAAGACTACGTCGCCACTCCAAAGCCTAATGGCTATCAAAGTCTTCATACAACAGTGATCCCATTTCTTTATGAGAGCATGTTTTGTTTGGAAGTTCAG ATAAGAACTGAAGAGATGGACCTGATAGCTGAGAGAGGCATTGCTGCTCCTTACAGTGGGAAAGGTTTTGTAAATGGTTTAGTTGGGCATGTTATAATCAATGGTAGGAGTTCACGAGGGAAAATAGTCTGCCTTAACAATGCCAATATTGCTCTCAGG ATTGGCTGGCTGAATGCAATTAGGGAGTGGCAAGAAGAGTTCGTCGGAAACATGAGTTCTAGGGAATTTGTGGACACTATTACCAGAGATCTGTTGGGTAGTCGTGTCTTTGTGTTTACACCCGGAGGAGTG ATAAAACATCTCCCAAAGGGGGCTACCGTCATTGATTACGCGTATATGATACACACTGAAATTGGCAATAAAATGGTGGCCGCAAAG GTGAATGGTAATCTTGTCTCTCCATTGCATGTACTTGCAAACGCAGAAGTCGTAGAGATTATCACCTACAAT GGTCTCTCCAGCAAGTCTGCTTTTGAGAGACATAAAGAGTGGCTTCAACATGCAAAAACTCGTAGTGCCCGGCACAGGATTATGAAA TTCTTGAGAGAGCAAGCTGCATTATCAGCAACTGAAATAACAGTGGATTCGGTAAAGGAATTTGCGGCTGAGTCTGAAGGTGACAGTGGATTGGAAGAATTAGCAGATTATTCTAAGGAAACCAAACATTCGTGGGAGAAAATCCTCAAGAATGTTATGGAGACATCATCTGCAAGTATGAGTACTGAAGATATTTTCCAACTCCGTAGTACTAGTATTCAGATTCCCAAGGTAAATGGGAAACATAACAAATGCATGCAGCATATGAGTTTGAAGGCCACAGGGGAGACATTGTCACAAGGAAATGGTGTTGGCAAAATGATACTTGCTAACATACCAAGGTACAGGGAAGTTCTGCCAGGATTGGACGGCTGGCTGGCTAGCAAAGTTGCAACTTGGCATAACCTGGAAGGGCACTCTGTCCAGTGGCTTTGTGTTGTCAGCATAGATCGAAAAG GCATGATGGCGAATGTTACTTCAGCATTGGCAGCCGTAGGCATCAGCATATGTTCTTGTTCG GTTGAGACGGATAGAGGGAAGGGAATGGCTGTCGAGCTATTTCATATTGAAGCGAGCCTCGAGAGTTTG GTTGATGCATGTGCAAGGATCGATATGATCCTAGGTGTTTTAGGATGGTCCACGGGTTGCAGCTGGTCAGAGAACAAACAGTTTCTAGAATGCTAG
- the LOC104248545 gene encoding putative GTP diphosphokinase RSH1, chloroplastic isoform X2: MFLSMTEEVRVIIVKLADRLHNMRTLSHMTPHKQSGIATETLQVFAPLAKLLGIYQIKSELENLAFMYTNAQDYARVQRRIAELYKEHEKELKEAKRILMKKIEEDQFLDLVTVKTEIHSICKEPYSIYKAVLKSKNSINEVNQIAQLRIIIKPKPCVGVRPLCSVQQICYHVLGLVHGIWTPIPRAMKDYVATPKPNGYQSLHTTVIPFLYESMFCLEVQIRTEEMDLIAERGIAAPYSGKGFVNGLVGHVIINGRSSRGKIVCLNNANIALRIKHLPKGATVIDYAYMIHTEIGNKMVAAKVNGNLVSPLHVLANAEVVEIITYNGLSSKSAFERHKEWLQHAKTRSARHRIMKFLREQAALSATEITVDSVKEFAAESEGDSGLEELADYSKETKHSWEKILKNVMETSSASMSTEDIFQLRSTSIQIPKVNGKHNKCMQHMSLKATGETLSQGNGVGKMILANIPRYREVLPGLDGWLASKVATWHNLEGHSVQWLCVVSIDRKGMMANVTSALAAVGISICSCSVETDRGKGMAVELFHIEASLESLVDACARIDMILGVLGWSTGCSWSENKQFLEC, translated from the exons ATGTTTCTTTCCATGACGGAGGAG GTCCGtgttataattgtaaaattggctGATAGGTTACATAATATGCGCACTCTTTCACATATGACTCCACACAAGCAG TCTGGCATTGCAACAGAGACGCTGCAGGTTTTTGCTCCTTTGGCAAAACTTCTTGGAATATACCAAATCAAG TCAGAACTTGAAAACTTAGCATTTATGTATACAAATGCTCAAGACTATGCCAGGGTGCAGCGAAGAATTGCAGAACTTTATAAAGAACATGAAAAAGAACTCAAAGAG GCAAAAAGAATATTGATGAAGAAAATAGAGGAAGACCAATTCTTAGATCTCGTGACGGTGAAGACTGAAATTCATTCAATATGCAAGGAACCTTACAG CATCTACAAAGCAGTGCTGAAATCTAAGAACTCGATAAACGAAGTGAACCAAATCGCGCAG CTTCGAATTATTATAAAACCAAAACCTTGTGTTGGAGTTAGGCCCCTTTGCAGTGTACAGCAG ATATGCTACCATGTGCTTGGACTTGTACATGGAATTTGGACACCTATCCCGCGGGCT ATGAAAGACTACGTCGCCACTCCAAAGCCTAATGGCTATCAAAGTCTTCATACAACAGTGATCCCATTTCTTTATGAGAGCATGTTTTGTTTGGAAGTTCAG ATAAGAACTGAAGAGATGGACCTGATAGCTGAGAGAGGCATTGCTGCTCCTTACAGTGGGAAAGGTTTTGTAAATGGTTTAGTTGGGCATGTTATAATCAATGGTAGGAGTTCACGAGGGAAAATAGTCTGCCTTAACAATGCCAATATTGCTCTCAGG ATAAAACATCTCCCAAAGGGGGCTACCGTCATTGATTACGCGTATATGATACACACTGAAATTGGCAATAAAATGGTGGCCGCAAAG GTGAATGGTAATCTTGTCTCTCCATTGCATGTACTTGCAAACGCAGAAGTCGTAGAGATTATCACCTACAAT GGTCTCTCCAGCAAGTCTGCTTTTGAGAGACATAAAGAGTGGCTTCAACATGCAAAAACTCGTAGTGCCCGGCACAGGATTATGAAA TTCTTGAGAGAGCAAGCTGCATTATCAGCAACTGAAATAACAGTGGATTCGGTAAAGGAATTTGCGGCTGAGTCTGAAGGTGACAGTGGATTGGAAGAATTAGCAGATTATTCTAAGGAAACCAAACATTCGTGGGAGAAAATCCTCAAGAATGTTATGGAGACATCATCTGCAAGTATGAGTACTGAAGATATTTTCCAACTCCGTAGTACTAGTATTCAGATTCCCAAGGTAAATGGGAAACATAACAAATGCATGCAGCATATGAGTTTGAAGGCCACAGGGGAGACATTGTCACAAGGAAATGGTGTTGGCAAAATGATACTTGCTAACATACCAAGGTACAGGGAAGTTCTGCCAGGATTGGACGGCTGGCTGGCTAGCAAAGTTGCAACTTGGCATAACCTGGAAGGGCACTCTGTCCAGTGGCTTTGTGTTGTCAGCATAGATCGAAAAG GCATGATGGCGAATGTTACTTCAGCATTGGCAGCCGTAGGCATCAGCATATGTTCTTGTTCG GTTGAGACGGATAGAGGGAAGGGAATGGCTGTCGAGCTATTTCATATTGAAGCGAGCCTCGAGAGTTTG GTTGATGCATGTGCAAGGATCGATATGATCCTAGGTGTTTTAGGATGGTCCACGGGTTGCAGCTGGTCAGAGAACAAACAGTTTCTAGAATGCTAG